A region of Colletotrichum destructivum chromosome 11, complete sequence DNA encodes the following proteins:
- a CDS encoding Putative F-box domain, ankyrin repeat-containing domain superfamily yields the protein MLLHDMPVEILNSIVEKFDSAYTLNALTRTSRQFHALFNPELYRHNTKFQRSSALLWAAERGSEATYKNSLKAEAALGVAVDGGQTPLHLAAKNGHSLIVELILQEHGVDPNANDICGWTSLSWAAENGHTKVVQLLLVKDGVIPDAKDDDGRTPLSRAAENGHSTIVDLLLTEEEVDPDSKDKEGRTPLSWAAEHGHAPVLELLLSRDRVKPDAEDIRGCTPLSWAAKYGQTLVMEMLLADEKVNPNSSDNAGRTALSWAAGSGNLEAVKLLLADNRTNPNSGDNRGRSPLSWAAANGFVLIVGSFLRDDRVVVDSKDDRQRTPLNWAERRRHPAVVDLLGKSD from the coding sequence ATGTTGCTCCACGACATGCCAGTTGAAATTTTGAACTCCATAGTAGAGAAGTTCGACTCGGCATACACACTCAATGCGCTCACACGAACGAGTCGCCAGTTCCACGCCCTTTTCAATCCCGAACTTTACCGGCATAACACAAAATTTCAGCGCAGCTCGGCATTGCTGTGGGCTGCAGAGCGAGGTTCAGAAGCTACTTATAAAAATTCATTGAAGGCTGAAGCCGCTTTAGGAGTGGCGGTTGATGGCGGACAAACACCTCTGCACCTTGCGGCAAAAAACGGGCACAGCCTCATTGTAGAGCTGATATTACAAGAGCATGGAGTCGACCCGAACGCGAACGACATTTGTGGGTGGACGTCGCTATCATGGGCAGCCGAGAATGGACATACCAAGGTTGTTCAGCTTTTACTTGTAAAGGACGGTGTCATTCCTGATGCtaaggacgacgacggacgaACGCCACTATCACGGGCAGCGGAGAACGGACACAGCACGATCGTTGACCTGTTACTCACAGAAGAAGAGGTCGATCCTGATTCCAAGGATAAAGAAGGGCGAACGCCGCTGTCTTGGGCAGCAGAGCATGGCCACGCCCCTGTCCTGGAGTTACTTCTCTCAAGGGACAGAGTCAAACCCGATGCCGAAGATATCCGCGGTTGTACACCGCTATCTTGGGCAGCAAAATACGGCCAGACTCTGGTCATGGAGATGCTGCTTGCTGATGAGAAGGTTAATCCGAACTCATCTGATAATGCGGGGCGAACTGCTCTGTCGTGGGCAGCAGGCAGTGGGAATCTTGAGGCAGTGAAGCTGCTACTCGCAGACAACCGAACTAATCCTAACTCTGGCGATAATCGCGGACGGTCGCCCTTGTCTTGGGCCGCAGCTAACGGGTTTGTTCTCATCGTCGGCTCATTCCTCAGGGATGATAGGGTCGTTGTAGATTCGAAAGATGATCGTCAGCGGACGCCACTGAATTGGgcagagaggaggaggcatcCGGCAGTTGTTGACCTTCTTGGGAAGAGTGATTAG